A region of Desulfolithobacter dissulfuricans DNA encodes the following proteins:
- a CDS encoding FeoB-associated Cys-rich membrane protein, translated as MQNSIVFIIVVVIALGFIIRLYRRLVSKTVSGCGWGCSHCSSDSGSCSFKPPEPDDTTEEKP; from the coding sequence ATGCAGAACTCTATTGTCTTCATTATTGTAGTGGTCATTGCGCTGGGTTTTATTATCCGGCTTTACAGAAGGCTTGTCAGTAAAACGGTTTCTGGCTGCGGCTGGGGCTGCAGCCACTGTTCTTCAGACTCCGGGAGCTGCAGCTTCAAGCCGCCGGAGCCCGATGACACCACAGAGGAAAAACCGTAA
- a CDS encoding FeoA family protein, with amino-acid sequence MRRGCAGPSQAGVIEPLSRTCCRGKVKVCRITGDRKLCARMASMGLLPGSELELICPGHGHNCMVKIGGGTLSLDMPLAENIYVTPV; translated from the coding sequence ATGAGACGTGGGTGTGCTGGGCCATCACAGGCAGGCGTGATTGAGCCCCTCTCCCGGACCTGCTGCCGGGGAAAGGTTAAGGTATGCCGGATAACCGGCGACCGCAAGCTCTGTGCGAGGATGGCCTCTATGGGACTGCTGCCCGGCTCGGAACTTGAGTTGATCTGTCCCGGCCATGGCCATAACTGCATGGTGAAAATCGGTGGAGGAACCCTCAGCCTGGATATGCCGCTGGCGGAAAACATCTATGTGACCCCAGTGTAG